A stretch of Lathyrus oleraceus cultivar Zhongwan6 chromosome 6, CAAS_Psat_ZW6_1.0, whole genome shotgun sequence DNA encodes these proteins:
- the LOC127092213 gene encoding universal stress protein PHOS32: MENRERKIMVAVDESEESMYALSWSISNLISDTNNNSKLVLLYVKPPSAVYSLDSAGYIFSSETVDALERFSTQLAKSVMKRAEAICRNFDATNINIEKVVGTGEAKSVICNAAKKLGVDTLVMGSHGYGFIKRTLLGSVSDYCAKNAKCPVVIVKQP, translated from the exons ATGGAAAACAGAGAACGGAAGATTATGGTAGCTGTTGACGAAAGTGAAGAAAGCATGTACGCACTTTCATGGTCCATCTCCAACCTTATTTCTGACACAAACAACAATAGCAAGCTTGTTCTTCTCTATGTCAAACCACCTTCTGCTGTCTACTCACTGGATTCCGCAG GGTATATATTTTCCAGTGAGACAGTTGATGCTTTGGAAAGATTCAGTACACAGTTAGCTAAATCAGTGATGAAAAGAGCTGAAGCTATTTGCAGAAACTTTGATGCTACTAAT ATAAATATTGAGAAAGTAGTTGGAACTGGAGAAGCCAAGAGTGTTATATGCAACGCAGCAAAGAAACTCGGGGTTGACACCTTAGTTATGGGAAGTCATGGCTATGGATTTATTAAAAG GACACTACTTGGAAGTGTGAGTGATTACTGTGCTAAGAATGCAAAATGTCCTGTTGTAATTGTCAAGCAACCATAG